A window from Cryptomeria japonica chromosome 1, Sugi_1.0, whole genome shotgun sequence encodes these proteins:
- the LOC131876390 gene encoding uncharacterized protein LOC131876390: protein MGGLSLWFTGVETMADLKEVVNSVLLPLQLSLGLLLIMKTTPLWAVIHCTLAYLLHCFCFPYTDYKQLGEFEGRVFKKVISHATTAGDVSKLRNQKDAQESKKEGKSQIDETVSLVYLGKKFVLKRMEGNKMLMKDGPAYCITDKMWETIKYIEKMASKTVFVKNHKEIWEEVVTGDIMKFEEVLISVILDNRSIIRLDHDYFLPVNLLLSEDKLMTILNFVGLFLKTQKHIHWLIPALLTFTVVVMGFSTKVRLYIDGFINTFLCRSVQLLCDPLPLAMRRRAYCWGNWVENLKPSNDLQSKIVSGKICVLLVAGAKADSESLAHCESLAGRDRIRVLVGGDAKAHLGNSTECESSADLVIMADQSCIRALLPGGGRTI from the exons ATGGGAGGCTTATCATTGTGGTTCACTGGTGTAGAAACTATGGCAGATTTGAAGGAGGTTGTAAACAGCGTGTTACTTCCATTGCAACTTAGCCTTGGACTTCTTCTCATCATGAAGACGACGCCTCTTTGGGCGGTCATACATTGCACCCTTGCCTACTTGCTCCACTGCTTCTGTTTCCCTTACACAGATTACAAACAGCTTGGGGAATTCGAAGGCCGAGTCTTCAAAAAAGTGATCTCTCATGCCACCACAGCGGGAGATGTGTCGAAGCTGAGAAATCAGAAGGATGCTCAGGAATCTAAGAAAGAAGGGAAATCTCAAATTGATGAGACAGTCTCACTGGTCTACCTGGGCAAGAAGTTTGTACTGAAGCGAATGGAAGGCAACAAGATGTTAATGAAGGATGGGCCTGCATATTGCATCACAGATAAAATGTGGGAAACTATCAAGTACATTGAGAAAATGGCTTCAAAGACAGTTTTTGTGAAAAACCATAAAGAAATATGGGAAGAAGTGGTCACAGGCGATATTATGAAGTTTGAAGAAGTGCTCATTTCAGTGATACTGGATAACCGCTCGATTATTCGTCTGGACCACGATTACTTCCTGCCTGTCAACTTATTGTTGTCGGAGGATAAGTTGATGACGATTTTAAACTTCGTGGGTCTGTTCCTGAAGACTCAAAAGCATATTCATTGGCTCATTCCTGCATTGCTGACCTTTACAGTGGTGGTTATGGGGTTCAGCACAAAAGTGAGGCTGTATATCGATGGCTTTATCAATACATTCTTGTGCAGATCAGTGCAGTTGCTGTGTGACCCTCTGCCTTTGGCAATGAGGAGGCGGGCGTATTGCTGGGGGAACTGGGTGGAGAATTTGAAGCCTAGTAACGACTTGCAATCAAAGATTGTGAGTGGTAAAATATGCGTGCTCTTAGTTGCAGGTGCAAAAGCTGACTCTGAATCCTTGGCTCACTGTGAATCCTTAGCTGGCAGGGACCGAATACGTGTGCTTGTTGGTGGAGATGCAAAAGCCCACCTTGGAAACTCAACTGAGTGTGAATCCTCGGCTGACCTTGTAATCATGGCTGACCAGAGTTGTATACGTGCTCTTCTTCCTGGAG GAGGGAGGACGATATAA